Part of the Salvelinus namaycush isolate Seneca chromosome 25, SaNama_1.0, whole genome shotgun sequence genome is shown below.
GATCAGATCGGTGCAGGTTTAGAGCAgtagatgaggagaggaagccacaTATGAGTATTGAGATCAGATCGGTGCAGGTTTAGAGCAgtagatgaggagaggaagccacaTATGAGTATTGAGATCAGATCGGTGCAGGTGAAGAGCAgtagatgaggagaggaagccacaTATGAGTATTGCGATCTGTTTCACCTATAGTCAGCTAAACCTTCACacctcctctcccacctctctctctactgctgtCTTCAGCACACCTGCATCTCACGGCTCGCCCTATCAACAGTCCCCCGTGGATACAATGTTCCCAAAGGGCCCCTAGTGACGTGTGGAAATGTTAGCAACCATGGAGGAATATTTACTTCTCTCTTGAGTGAAACTCAACAGCGACATGGTTAATAATAACTGCTCCTTCATGTGTCCTCAGGAAAAACAAGACCAAGCATCCTCCGGCCGATGGAGAGAAGGGCTCCTCAGCAGACACGGTGAGTGATTTATATTAACCCCTTCTTTATCCTCATACATTTTTTAGTCTTTATGTTGTATATTTCAGACCTATCATCCATTGCACCCCATCCACCGTCCCTTTACCATCATTTGTTATCGGCCCACCCAATAAATTGCCTAGTACTACCTTACACAAGACTTTGAGAGCTCATTCCACCACCTAGCATAAATCTACTATATTATCCCCTCATTTATAGCAGCAGAAATGTCAAACATATCTACACTCTTACAAAAAAGGTGCTGTCTAGAcccttaaagggttctttggctgtccccataggagaacccttgaagaaccctttttggttccatgtagaaccctttctataGAGGCCccttacaagcatttcgctacacccgcaataacatctgctaaacatgtgtgtgtgaccaatacaatttgatttgaatggttctacctggaaccaaaaagggttctacggGGAACCAAacagggttctcctatggggtcagccgaagaacccttttggaagccTTTTTTTCTCAGAGTTCAGCCCCACCCAGATACTGTACATCAGCCTGAGCAGTTTATATGCTCTCTGTATAGGGTGCTCCCCGTCAGCCCAAGAACACCTCCATGAGTAAATCTGACACTAGGCTGCATGAGATCAACCGCTTGCCCCGCAACGGCAACAGTGAGTAACAATACCAACAACCAATAGACTGCCAACAACTAGAAAACAACCGGTACATTGTTGAAATGGAAACTAACAATGACCTGATAATAAaagtctccctctttctctctcaaggTGGGGGTAAGAACCGTCCTGCCAGTATggaccttctcctcctccacagcCATCGCTCCACCTCTGACCTCCGCCCCCCACTTGTCCGCCAGCTCCCCCAGATCCCCACCAGCCCCGAGGGGGAGGGAGACCCAGTGGGGGGAGACATccagaagggaggagaagagggggtcAGAGACCACACCTACACTGAGGTGGGGATCCGGAACTCGCCCGTCCGTTGCTTAAACGATGGGCTGTACGAGAGTGTAGGGATCAGAGAGGTGGACACGGTGCCCCCAGTTCCCCCACCCACATCAGCCAACACCCCAGCAACACTCACGACCTCACAGAGCCCCAATGGGACCTGCACTGACGATGTCCGCAATGGGAACAGAAACAGGACTGTGAATGTGCGTATTTATGCTATGAAAGCAATGCAATAGAGATGTTGACATCGCGTCATCATTGGAGACACTTTATATTGTGACCACCTACCCGTAAAAATGTTAGTTGTTCATTTTGTTAGTCTGCTTTTCTTTTGTTGGCCCAATGGAAGGACAAGTACCTTCCAACTttgcgtgtttgtgtgtctgtatacCTCAGGGAAATGCCAGAGGAGCTGTTAATGGGAGTagcagaggaggagggaaggggccCAACGGTGCTAACGGATCGGCcctgccctccctcccctccctggcCCCCCAGGACCCCGTAACGGCAGAGTATGCCTCCATCCGGAAGGTCAAGAAGGTAAACAGTGTTTTTACAACTGCTTTCCAATGGCATCATGGGACAGCATTATACTGTTTGAATTCGTACTCTAATGAAATACAATTGATTAAGGTGAACAAGGCAACGAAGAACGAGATAGGGAACACAGAGTCAGATGATCAATCAAGTGTCCAATCAAGTGTGGGAGAGTCACCCTCTGCCCCGCCCCTTCTGCTGCCCCGCAGCCAGGAGTTTCCACGGAAACAGCTGGAGCCATTCCACCTGCACGTCTTCCCGAAGGTACATTGCTGTAGGACACTCATGGACAGAAACTGAGTATATTTGTTGTAATTCTTCACCAGCTTGTGTACACCGCTAACCCcacactgtaaacaccaatgcaTTTTTTTACTCAAATACTTCTAGTTAGTTGAACTCAAAGTCAATGAAAagtcattgttattattattaaggTTTATGTGGAACTGACTCGAAACTAAACAGGGCAAACGTAAACATGTCGCCCCCCATGAATGATGCAGCGCCAATCGAGATATTACGTGTGACTAACACATTTCAGTTAAATACTACAAGCTCCCGCCTTGGACCAATCAATAATATTTTGTAAATGCCGGATCTCTATGGCATTCACCCAAGTTTTTGTCAACATTGGGATAGTGCTGTCTGAGATATTGCATGTGAAGAACATACAAACGAAGACAGATCCACAGTCCCTTCCCCGATTTCATTGTGGGGcacaataaaatacacaagagagctatatacagggagtaccagtatcaaATCAATGTGAAGGagtatgaggtatttgaggtacagttgaagtcggaagtttacatacacctcagcccaatacatttaaactcagttcttcacaattcctgacatttaatcctagtaaaaattccttatcttaggtcagttaggatcaccactttattttaagaatgtgaaatgtaagaataatagtagagagaatcatttatttcagcttttatttctttcatcacattcacagtgggtcagaagtttacatacactcaattagtattcggtaccattgcctttaaattgtttaacttgggtcaaatgttttgggtagccttccacaaacttcccacaataagttgggtgaattttggcccattcctcctgacagagctggtgtaactgagtcaggtttgtaggcctccttgctcgaacacgctttttcagttctgcccacaaattttctataggattgaggtcatcgctttgtgatggccactccaataccttgactttgttgtccttaagccattttgtcacccttaagtcattgtccatttggaagactcatttgcgaccaagctttaacttcctgactgatgtcttgagatgttgcttcaatatatccacataattttcctccctcatgatgccatctattttgtgaagtgcaccagaccctcctgcagcaaagcacccccacaacatgatgctgccaccccccgtgcttcacggttgggatggtgatcttcggcttgcaagcgtccccccttttcatccaaacataacgatggtcattattgccaagcagttctatttttgtttcatcagaccagaggacatttctccaaaaagtacaatctttgtccccatttgcagttgcaaaccgtagactggcttttttatggcagttttggagcagtggcttcttccttgctgagcggcctttcaggttatgtcgatataggactcattttactgtggatatagatacttttgtacctgcttcctccagcatcttcacaacgtcctttgctattgttctgggattgattggcacttttcgcaccaaagtacgttcatctctaggagacggaacgtgtctctttcctgagcggtatgacggctgcggggtcccatggtgctaatacttgcgtactattgtttgtacagatgaacgtggtaccttcaggcatttggaaattgctcccaaggatgaaccagacttgtggatgtctacaattttctttctgaggtcttggctgatttattttgattttcacatgatgtcaagcaaagaggcactgagtttgaaggtaggccttgaaatacatccacaggtacacctccaattgactcaaatgatgtcaattagcctatcagaagcttctaacgccatgacattattttctggaattttccaagctgtttaaaggcacagtcaacttagtgtatgtaaacttctgacccactggaattgtgatacagtgaattataagtgaaataatctgtctgtaaacaattgttggaaaacttacttgtgtcatgcagtttatagtttgttaacaagaaatgtgtggagtggttgaaaaacaagttttaatgactccaacctaagtgtatgtaaacttccgacttcaactgctgATATGTACTTGAAGGTAGGGTAAAGTGATTAGGCATTacgatagataataataagagtttaaaaaggcaacagtaaacatgtagTAATAGAATGATGCAGCGCCACCCTTGGGCCAATCAATGTCATTTTGTTAATTGACGGATCTCTGTAGCATGACACATCGTTCACCAGAGGTTCGTCATAATCGGGCCAGTAGTGTCTGAGATGTTGCTTGTGACTAAAGTGCGTACAGTTGTTTACTataccgcccccccccccccccccccctggggcCAATGAGTGTACTTCTGTAAATGCCAGATTTCTATGGCAAGACACATCATTTACCCAAGATTTGTCTATATTGGGCCAGTGGTGTCTGAGATATCGCGTGGGTTAGCTGGACTCATTTACCTGAGCATGTGTGCCAAATTTCAGAGATTAAAAGAGATAAAAGCATGTGCCCATTATAGCGCCACCGTGTGGCCGGAATgaattgttttgcaaatgttgagtCTTGACAGCGTTTGCAACATGTGTACCACATTGTGTTACAATACGAATGTCCTTGACT
Proteins encoded:
- the LOC120020602 gene encoding uncharacterized protein LOC120020602, whose protein sequence is MASVMDDSYRKVLLLGAIAAASAFVVTIVIVVVCVGCQRKNKTKHPPADGEKGSSADTGAPRQPKNTSMSKSDTRLHEINRLPRNGNSGGKNRPASMDLLLLHSHRSTSDLRPPLVRQLPQIPTSPEGEGDPVGGDIQKGGEEGVRDHTYTEVGIRNSPVRCLNDGLYESVGIREVDTVPPVPPPTSANTPATLTTSQSPNGTCTDDVRNGNRNRTVNGNARGAVNGSSRGGGKGPNGANGSALPSLPSLAPQDPVTAEYASIRKVKKVNKATKNEIGNTESDDQSSVQSSVGESPSAPPLLLPRSQEFPRKQLEPFHLHVFPKEAVFMGNGEQYIWKPPEDNDIITLHPAPIPPGENGQGHTPTAMEISDTYSTVCKSQKKKPPPDNNGAKTLPHNQCSVEENGGGGGGGAGGNGTWVGPGGGVRGRGRGVQGGQARSHEEPCYAPVGDRSWPACVVAKSDPAYATIDSHRKRAQAGTNIGVLGSNATLKPKKKPPQQEAPSPGAPGPQGPPAGPPAPLTKALPGGENFYESISDVKQGANTASTTTIFTFNDGMEMYVTGL